TGCCTCGTGGCGGGAGACGGCCCGCTGCCTTGTTCCGGCCGCGTAGCAGCCGTCGACGTGTACCTCGGTGTCCGGGCGGCCGTTGCCGATGCCGAGTTCGACGATCCCGTCGGGAGTCGGCGGCCGGTTCCGTTCGCCCCGCTTCTGCTCTGCTCCCCGCTGCTGGACAGCAGCGATCTTTGTGTCGATGCGCCGCAGCCAGAGGGAGTGCCACACCCGCATTCTGTGGAGTCAGGGTCTGTCAAGCAGCTCGGCATGCGGTGTGGGGCATGCGGTGTGCGGCCGCCCTACGGTCGGAAGCCGGTCTTCTTGGGCGGCCCCGACCGGATGGTCGACGATGCGCCACAGGCAGCTCAGAGCCCGGGTCGCTGATCACGTGGGCTGCCATCACCCTGATGACCAGACGCATCACCCGCCGGACCTCCCGCCGCACCGGCCAGCGGACCTCCCGAGAGCACGAACGAGACTGATCATCATGGCCCTGCCGACGGGCAGGGCCGCCTCTCCCTTTCCGCGACACTGACGCCGTCACGCGGCCGGCGGACGGGCGACTCCGGAACGTGCTCATTGCCATGACAGCCCGGAGTTTCCCGTCCCGGCTCACCCAGCGGGGAAACAGGCGGCCCCGGACGGCGCGCCGGCGCGGGCCAGAGGCGAGCGACACCTGTCGCGGCGCGTCACCGGTTCGACGCATCTTCGGTGCGCAGGGCTGCCGCGTCGGTCGGTTACGAGCCGGTCTTTGTCCCGATGCCGTGGGTGAGGAGGCTCTCGGCGGTGTCCGCGATGGTGTCCTCGATGGGACGCGCTCGCCACCCGAGAAGCTTCTCCGCCTTGGCGCTTGTGGCGTCGAGATTCCGGCCGAGCTGGTGCTTGAGCAGTCGCAGTTCCGGGTTCACGATGCCCAGTGCGCGTGCGAACCACACGGGCACTTCACGGGTCGGGGCCTTCGCGGCGCGCTCACCGAGGCGGTCATGCAGAATGCGTGCGATGTCGATGACGCGCAGGCTGTGCCCGGCTATGGCCAGGAAGCGTTCGCCGGCGGCTGCCGGATCGGTCATCGCGCGCAGGTGCAGATCTGCGACGTCGCGCACGTCGACGAAGCCCATGCCGAAGGGAGGGCACGCAGGTACCTGTCCCTCGAGCATTCTGCGCACCAGACGCAGGGATGGCGGGTCGTCCAGACCGAGCAGTGGTCCAAGGACCCCCACGGGATGCACCGCTGCCAGTTCCAGACCACCGCCTTCTTCTTGGACGAACTGCCAGGCGGCGCGTTCGGCGAGTGTCTTGGACCGCTGGTAGGGCGGGATATCGCTGTCGACGTTGGTCCAGTCCTCCTCGGTGAACGGGGTCGAGCGCGGGGGGTGCCCGATCCCGATGGCGCCGAAGGCGCTGGTCAGGACGACCCGGCTCACGCGGGCGTCGCGGGCGGCGCGCAGCACCCGTAGGACGCCCTCTCGTGCCGGGACCACCAGGTCGTTGTCGTTCGCAGGCGTATGGCGCAGGGTCGGCGAGGCGACGTGGAGGACGAAGTCGCAGTCGGTGACGGCAGCGTCCCAGCCGTCGGGGTGTTCGAGGTCGGCGCGTACGACCGTGAGACGGTCGTCGTCGAACGGTGTGGCCGCGTGCAGCCAGGACCGGAGTGCCGGCTCGCGTTGCAGGTCGCGGACTGTGGTGCGGACGCTGTGCCCGGCGTCGAGCAGGGTCTGAATGCACCAGCTCCCGACGAATCCGGTTCCTCCGGTGACCAGTACTCGTGTCATCTGTCTCTCCTCAGCTTTCGACTCGTGCAGTAAGGGGTGTCGGCGGGTGCTTCGCAGGATGCCGCTGGGCGGCGGCCACGCTGCTTCCGAGGAGGGCGTGGCCGATCATGATCGGGTAGATCACGGCGCGCTCGAACGGGCCGATGTTCCACATCCAGCCGGTGAACACGTCGGTCATGAAGAGGGGGAACGCGATCAGCCCGGCGGTGCCGAGGATGATGCTCGCGATAGACCGTCCCCTGGTGAGACCGATGCGGGTTCCGCTGGCTCCGATGATGATCGCCATGGTGTTGCCGACGAGCATGGCGCCCTGCGCGCCGACGGTGTGGCATGCGATCAGGCCGTTGTCGACGTTGGTATTGGAGCCCTGGAAGATGCCGACGAGCGAGACCCCGACGCCGGCGAGGATGGCGAGGATCATGATGATGATCGGGCGGGTGCCCTTGCGCGGGTCGAACACGAGGAACGCGCCGACGATCAGGAGGGTGCCGTAGATCATCCAGTCGGTGTCCATGACGGCACCGAGGGGGGAGTTGGCAACCTGTCCGAACGTGGTCTGCGGGGGACCGGTCAGGCCGAGGTGGCTTACCCAGTTGTACAGGGGCGAGGGCGGCGGGTCCTGCTAAGCGGCGGCGGTGATGAACTCGGCGACCCAGGACACGAGCGGGCCGAGGAGGATGAGGAGGGCTCCGGTACGGGCAGTGGCGCCGGAGCGGACGATGGGGTTCATGCGAGAGCCATTCCTGGGACGCGCTTGCGGATGGCCTCCATCTCGGCTTCGTCCGAGACGGCCTGCCAGTCGTACCTGGGGGTGTACGGGGCTTCCAGGGCGCGCACTTCGTCGTCGGTGAGCTCGATGTCGAGGGAGGCCACCGCCTCGTCGATCTGCCGGACGGATCCGGCGCCGACCAGCGGCGCGGTGACGACCGGCTGGCGTCGCAGCCAGGCGAGCGCGACCTGTGCGCGGCTGACGTCGTGGGCGTCCGCGACCTGTCCGACCGCGTCGATGATCGCGTGGTTGGATGCCTCCTGTGCGGGCGAGTAGAGCAGGTCCGCGTAGGCGCCGTCCGTCTCGGAGCGCACCGTCGAGCGGGCGTCGTCCCACCCGCGGGTGAGGCGGCCGCGGGCCAGCGGCGACCAGATGATCGTGCCGACGCCCTCGTCCAGGCACAGCGGGATCATCTCGCGCTCCTCCTCACGGGCGAGGAGGTTGTAGTGGTCCTGCATCGTCACGAACCGCGCCCAGCCGTTCTGCTTCTGCAGGTGCAGCGCCTTCGCGAACTCCCACGCATGCATGGACGAGGCGCCGAGGTAGCGCACCTTGCCGGCCTTCACAAGGTCGCTGAGTGCCTCGAGGGTCTCCTCCCAGGGGGTGGAGTGGTCGTTGCGGTGGATTTGGTAGAGGTCGATGTAGTCCGTGCCGAGGCGGCGCAGGGAGTGGTCGACCTCGGTCATGATCGCCTTGCGCGACAGGCCGCGGCCGTTCGGTCCCAGCCGCATCGGGTGGCGCAGCTTGGTGGCGATCACCACGGCGTCGCGGTCGGCGAAGTCCTTGAGCGCGCGGCCGAGGATCTCCTCGCTGGAACCGTTGGAGTACATGTTCGCGGTGTCGAAGAAGTTGATCCCCGCCTCCAGTGCGTGCTTGACGAGCGGGCGCGCTTCTTCCTCACCCTTCGACCAGACGGGGTGGCCCCGGTCGGGTTCGCCGTAGGTCATCGCACCGATCGCGATCGGGGACACGTCGAGGCCGGTCGTGCCGAGCTTGATGTAATGCATGACGCTCCTTAGAGTATGTGGAGAGCTCTCCGGATAATGTAGTGGAGAGCTCTCCACTTAGCAAGGTGAGGTCCTGTGGTCCGCTCAGATGCCCGCGAGAACAGGGCACGCATCCTCGCCGCCGCACGTGAAGCGCTCGCGGCGGACGGCAGCACGTCGATGAACCAGATCGGCCAGCGCGCGGGAGTCGGCGCGGGCACCCTGTACCGCAACTTCCCCACCCGCGAATCACTGGTCCTGGCCGTCTATCAGGACGAGGTGGCACGCATCATCGGCACCGTGCCCGACCTGCTGGCCCAGATGCCGCCACTGGAAGCGCTCCGCCACTGGACGACCGACCTCGTCGAGGCCATGCGTAGAAAGCACGGCCTCGGCGACGCCCTCGGCCCGGGCGCGCACCAGGCGATCAGCGAGCAGAGCTACGGGCCGGTCATCGCTGCGATCACAGAACTCCTCGACGCCGGCAAAAGGGACGGAAGTATCCGCCCTGACGCCGACCCGGGCGACTTCCTCCAACTCACCGGCGCTTTGTGGCGTGCCGCGTCCAGCCCCGAGGACCGGGCACCTCGCATGCTCGCGCTCATCCTCGACGGACTCCGCCCGCACCGGTGAGCGACGTGCACGCGACAGGGCCCGCCGGATGACGACTCTTCTGTGGAATCAGATTTGTCACGCTTGCGCTGCTTTGCCCTGTCGGATGCCGACGATCGGTAGGAGCTGAGCTGAGCTGAGCTGAGCTGAGCTGGGCCGGGTGCCGGTATCTGCCGGGGTGTTGGCTCGGCCGGGGGCAGGGGCGTCCGGGCGGAGCCGTTCAGTACGGTCTGGGCGACGAACGCCTACCGCCTGGCGGGGTGTGCCGGCAGACGGGCTCAAGGAG
Above is a genomic segment from Streptomyces sp. R21 containing:
- a CDS encoding DUF6233 domain-containing protein encodes the protein MRVWHSLWLRRIDTKIAAVQQRGAEQKRGERNRPPTPDGIVELGIGNGRPDTEVHVDGCYAAGTRQRAVSRHEAQRLLAVGLRACSHCHPDTELGILDCPLAHSASSAELRRKVTGLLEAPQLTPA
- a CDS encoding SDR family oxidoreductase; translation: MTRVLVTGGTGFVGSWCIQTLLDAGHSVRTTVRDLQREPALRSWLHAATPFDDDRLTVVRADLEHPDGWDAAVTDCDFVLHVASPTLRHTPANDNDLVVPAREGVLRVLRAARDARVSRVVLTSAFGAIGIGHPPRSTPFTEEDWTNVDSDIPPYQRSKTLAERAAWQFVQEEGGGLELAAVHPVGVLGPLLGLDDPPSLRLVRRMLEGQVPACPPFGMGFVDVRDVADLHLRAMTDPAAAGERFLAIAGHSLRVIDIARILHDRLGERAAKAPTREVPVWFARALGIVNPELRLLKHQLGRNLDATSAKAEKLLGWRARPIEDTIADTAESLLTHGIGTKTGS
- a CDS encoding aldo/keto reductase yields the protein MHYIKLGTTGLDVSPIAIGAMTYGEPDRGHPVWSKGEEEARPLVKHALEAGINFFDTANMYSNGSSEEILGRALKDFADRDAVVIATKLRHPMRLGPNGRGLSRKAIMTEVDHSLRRLGTDYIDLYQIHRNDHSTPWEETLEALSDLVKAGKVRYLGASSMHAWEFAKALHLQKQNGWARFVTMQDHYNLLAREEEREMIPLCLDEGVGTIIWSPLARGRLTRGWDDARSTVRSETDGAYADLLYSPAQEASNHAIIDAVGQVADAHDVSRAQVALAWLRRQPVVTAPLVGAGSVRQIDEAVASLDIELTDDEVRALEAPYTPRYDWQAVSDEAEMEAIRKRVPGMALA
- a CDS encoding TetR/AcrR family transcriptional regulator; amino-acid sequence: MVRSDARENRARILAAAREALAADGSTSMNQIGQRAGVGAGTLYRNFPTRESLVLAVYQDEVARIIGTVPDLLAQMPPLEALRHWTTDLVEAMRRKHGLGDALGPGAHQAISEQSYGPVIAAITELLDAGKRDGSIRPDADPGDFLQLTGALWRAASSPEDRAPRMLALILDGLRPHR